From the genome of Salvelinus namaycush isolate Seneca chromosome 10, SaNama_1.0, whole genome shotgun sequence, one region includes:
- the npl gene encoding N-acetylneuraminate lyase isoform X2, with the protein MSLTVEERKLLAVEWCHQGKNKLEQVIVHVGCMSLKDSQELARHAAEIGADGISVISPSFFKPATADALRMFLQEVAAAAPAMPFYYYHIPAVTGVNLRSRDVLEGIENQIPSFQGLKFSGSDLMDFGQCVSYSPSHWSLLYGIDEQLLGAMAMGANGAVGSTYNYLGRSVNRLMSAFDKGDLPKARTIQFQVQDILCYAIKLGFDLAVNKQLMSEVSGLALGPPRLPLLPCPHPKALSIAQRLQQILGEQ; encoded by the exons ATGTCTCtcactgtggaggagaggaagcTGCTTGCAGTGGAGTGGTGTCATCAGGGCAAGAACAA GCTGGAGCAGGTGATAGTGCATGTGGGCTGCATGAGTCTGAAGGACTCCCAGGAGCTG GCACGACATGCTGCTGAAATAGGAGCCGATGGGATATCAGTgatctccccctctttcttcaAACCCGCCACTGCAG ATGCTCTGAGGATGTTTCTCCAGGAAGTGGCTGCAGCCGCCCCAGCCATGCCCTTCTATTATTATCACATTCCAGCTGTGACCGGGGTCAACT TGCGATCAAGGGATGTGTTGGAGGGGATAGAGAATCAGATCCCCTCGTTCCAGGGGCTGAAGTTCAGTGGTAGCGACCTGATGGACTTTGGCCAGTGTGTCAGCTATAGTCCATCTCACTGGTCACTCCTATATGGTATAGATGAG CAACTGCTAGGAGCTATGGCAATGGGTGCCAATGGGGCTGTAGGCAG CACATACAACTACCTGGGCAGAAGTGTGAACAGACTCATGTCAGCCTTTGATAAAGGGGACCTCCCCAAGGCCAGGACTATACAG TTCCAGGTGCAAGATATACTCTGTTATGCAATAAAGCTGG ggtttGATTTGGCTGTAAATAAGCAGCTGATGAGTGAGGTGTCAGGATTGGCTCTGGGCCCTCCCCGCCTGCCCTTGCTGCCCTGCCCCCATCCCAAGGCCCTCTCCATAGCACAGAGACTCCAGCAGATCCTCGGGGAGCAATGA
- the sec22bb gene encoding vesicle-trafficking protein SEC22b-B has translation MVLLTMIARLADGLPLAASMQEDEQLGRDLQQYQSQAKQLFRKLNDQSPTRCTLEAGAMSFHYVIEKGVVYLVLSEASFPKKLAFAYLEDLQAEFHEQHGKKVPTVSRPYSFIEFDTYIQKTKKSYIDSRARRNLGSINTELQDVQRIMVANIEEVLQRGEALSALDSKASNLSSLSKKYRSDAKYLNTRSTYAKLAAGGVFFIMLIVYVRFWWL, from the exons ATGGTGCTGCTGACAATGATCGCTCGGTTGGCGGATGGACTGCCGCTTGCCGCCTCAATGCAGGAGGACGAACAG TTGGGTCGGGACCTGCAACAGTACCAGAGCCAGGCTAAACAGCTGTTCAGGAAACTGAATGACCAGAGTCCCACACGTTGCACATTAGAGGCAGGCGCCATGTCCTTTCA CTACGTCATAGAAAAAGGAGTAGTCTACCTAGTGCTGTCTGAAGCAAGCTTTCCCAAAAAACTTGCCTTTGCTTACCTGGAAGACCTGCAGGCAGAGTTCCATGAACAGCACGGGAAGAAGGTCCCCACTGTGTCCCGGCCGTACTCCTTCATTGAGTTTG ACACCTACATTCAGAAGACCAAGAAGTCCTACATAGACAGCCGAGCCCGTAGGAACCTGGGCAGCATCAACACAGAGCTGCAGGACGTCCAGAGGATCATGGTGGCCAACATTGAGGAAGTATTGCAACGAGGGGAGGCCTTGTCTG CTCTGGACTCCAAGGCCAGTAATCTGTCCAGCCTGTCAAAGAAGTACAGAAGCGATGCCAAGTACCTGAACACTCGCTCCACCTATGCTAAGCTGGCCGCAGGCGGGGTCTTCTTCATTATGCTTATCGTCTACGTCCGCTTCTGGTGgctctga
- the LOC120054810 gene encoding ER degradation-enhancing alpha-mannosidase-like protein 3 isoform X1, translating into MCTVLWFRPATMSALLFSLLLLLSTLCRLGQSMSREEKLKLRNQVVEMFDHAYSNYMDHAYPADELMPLTCRGRVRGLEPSRGDVDDALGMFSLTLIDTLDTLVLLNKTAEFEAAVRRVLKDVRLDNDVVVSVFETNIRVLGGLLGGHSMAVMLKDAGHYMQWYQDELLHMAKDLGLRLLPAFNTSSGLPYPRVNLKHGVRGPESRTGTETDTCTACAGTIILEFAALSRFTGDPVFEVHARRALNFLWEKRQRNSNLVGTTINIHSGEWVRRDSGVGAGIDSYYEYLLKAYILLGDDLFLQRFNIHYASIMKYISQPPLLLDVHIHKPLLPARTWMDSLLAFFPGLQVLKGDIRPAIETHEMLYQVTKKHNFLPEAFTTDFRVHWAQHPLRPEFAESTYFLYKATKDPYYLEVGRTVLDNLNRFARVPCGFAAMKDVRTGSHEDRMDSFFLAEMFKYLFLLFAEEEDLPFNVEDYIFTTEAHLLPLSLSLSTAPRAPSPPANSTVQAESLPHLSTSVKSLWSEEELDDSNFDWTCPNTRLLFPDPAFPRNLRDPIRSAVDKSCPRPAVHREPGMGRPPLRAQDFMANNPDHLELLRRMGVSLIHLKDGRVQLVQHATQAVSAVAAEDGMRFMQEMMELSSQQQKEQLPPRAVQIISHPFFGRVVLTAGPAQFGTDLSKSITGVRGFVTVAEPYSGCAELSNAAFVQGRIALLQRGQCMFAEKARHIMKAGAIGGIVIDDNEGSSSDTAPLFQMAGDGRNTDDVTLPLLFLFYKEGNILLEALKEYREVEVLLSDKARDRASIFKGKPLPGILLESSGDAHEEDQTSPASSATLDRSHVSTVELDESAPDNEEVTPEEDVGPAIKRNPEPEEEPAVDKDSSSKSVKAMMADWREDLEAFQQMEKDEL; encoded by the exons ATGTGCACAGTGTTGTGGTTTCGCCCCGCAACAATGTCGGCCCTATTGTTCTCATTGCTGCTATTGCTGAGCACCTTATGCAGGCTTGGACAATCTATGTCACGAGAGGAGAAGCTCAAACTGAG GAACCAAGTGGTTGAGATGTTTGACCATGCTTATTCAAATTATATG GACCATGCGTACCCAGCAGATGAGCTGATGCCTCTGACGTGTCGGGGAAGGGTGCGTGGGCTGGAGCCCAGTCGGGGAGACGTGGATGACGCACTGGGGAT gttctctctcaccctcatcGACACCCTGGACACTCTAGTG CTCTTAAACAAGACAGCAGAGTTTGAAGCAGCAGTGAGGAGAGTGCTGAAAGATGTGCGACTCGACAATGACGTTGTGGTGTCTGTCTTTGAGACCAACATCCGTGTGCTGGG GGGGCTGCTAGGGGGCCACTCCATGGCTGTGATGCTGAAGGATGCAGGGCATTACATGCAATGGTACCAGGATGAGCTGCTCCACATGGCCAAAGACCTGGGTCTCAGACTCCTGCCTGCCTTCAACACCAGCAGTGGCCTACCTTACCCCAGG GTAAACTTGAAGCATGGTGTCAGGGGCCCTGAGTCTCGGACGGGCACAGAGACGGACACCTGCACAGCTTGTGCTGGTACCATCATCCTGGAGTTCGCTGCCTTGAGTCGCTTCACTGGGGACCCTGTGTTTGAG GTCCATGCACGGAGAGCCCTAAACTTCCTGTgggagaagagacagaggaaCAGCAACCTAGTGGGAACAACCATCAACATCCACTCAGGAGAGTGGGTCCGCAGGG ACAGCGGAGTTGGAGCAGGGATCGACTCGTATTATGAGTACCTGCTGAAAGCCTACATTCTCCTGGGAGATGACCTCTTTCTGCAGCGCTTCAACATT CACTATGCGTCTATAATGAAGTACATCAGCCAGCCTCCTCTCCTGCTGGATGTTCACATCCACAAGCCTCTGCTGCCTGCTCGCACCTGGATGGACTCCCTCCTGGCATTCTTCCCTGGGCTGCAG GTGTTGAAGGGAGATATCCGGCCGGCCATTGAGACCCATGAGATGCTGTATCAAGTCACCAAGAAACACAACTTCCTCCCAGAG GCGTTCACCACTGACTTCAGGGTACACTGGGCTCAGCATCCACTAAGACCTGAGTTTGCAGAGAGCACCTATTTCCTGTACAAG GCCACCAAAGACCCCTACTACCTAGAGGTAGGGCGCACGGTGCTGGACAACCTGAACCGCTTTGCCCGGGTCCCCTGCGGCTTTGCTGCCATGAAGGACGTTCGCACCGGGAGCCACGAGGACCG AATGGACTCCTTTTTCCTGGCGGAGATGTTCAAGTACCTGTTCCTGCTGTTTGCAGAGGAGGAAGATCTGCCGTTTAATGTTGAGGACTACATCTTCACCACCGAGGCTCACCTCctgcccctgtccctgtccctgtccacTGCCCCTCGCGCCCCCTCTCCTCCCGCCAACTCCACGGTACAGGCTGAATCTCTGCCTCATCTGTCCACCTCTGTCAAATCTCTTTGG TCAGAGGAAGAGCTGGATGACTCCAACTTTGATTGGACCTGCCCCAACACACGCCTCCTTTTCCCTGACCCTGCCTTCCCTCGGAACCTCCGAGATCCAATCAGAAGTGCTGTGGACAAGAGCTGTCCCCGCCCTGCCGTTCACCG TGAGCCAGGGATGGGTCGCCCCCCTCTGAGGGCTCAGGACTTCATGGCCAACAACCCTGATCACCTGGAGCTGCTGAGGAGGATGGGAGTCAGCCTTATACACCTGAAGGATGGCAGAGTGCAGCTAGTCCAACACGCTACACAG GCGGTCAGTGCTGTGGCAGCAGAGGACGGGATGCGCTTCATGCAGGAGATGATGGAGCTGTCCAGCCAGCAGCAGAAGGAGCAGCTCCCTCCGCGCGCCGTACAGATCATCTCACACCCCTTCTTCGGCAGAGTGGTGCTGACCGCTGGCCCAGCACAGTTTGGCACAGACCTTTCCAAGAGCATCACTGGG gTGCGTGGGTTTGTGACAGTGGCTGAGCCCTACAGTGGCTGTGCGGAGCTGAGCAACGCTGCCTTTGTACAGGGCCGCATCGCTTTGCTGCAGCGGGGCCAGTGTATGTTCGCTGAGAAGGCAAGACACATCATGAAGGCTGGGGCCATCGGCGGCATCGTCATCG ATGACAACGAGGGCAGCAGCAGTGACACAGCTCCCCTCTTCCAGATGGCTGGCGATGGCCGCAACACGGACGACGTCACCTTGCCCCTGCTCTTCCTGTTCTACAAGGAGGGAAACATCCTGTTGGAGGCTCTTAAGGAGTACAGGGAGGTGGAGGTGCTGCTGAGCGACAAGGCCAGAGACCGAG CCTCCATATTCAAAGGTAAACCTCTCCCTGGCATCCTGCTGGAGAGCA GTGGGGACGCTCATGAGGAGGACCAAACTTCACCCGCCTCTTCCGCAACTCTTGACCGGTCACACGTGAGCACTGTGGAGCTGGATGAATCAGCTCCCGACAATGAGGAAGTGACTCCTGAGGAGGATGTGGGACCTGCCATTAAGAGGAACCCTGAGCCAGAGGAGGAGCCTGCTGTTGACAAGGACTCTAGCAGCAAATCAGTGAAGGCCATGATGGCTGATTGGCGGGAGGACTTAGAGGCGTTCCAGCAGATGGAGAAGGATGAGCTTTGA
- the npl gene encoding N-acetylneuraminate lyase isoform X1, producing the protein MTPVVGRKATGLVAATFTPLTPEGEINLSEIRPYIDYLLEQQGVKSIFVNGTTGEGMSLTVEERKLLAVEWCHQGKNKLEQVIVHVGCMSLKDSQELARHAAEIGADGISVISPSFFKPATADALRMFLQEVAAAAPAMPFYYYHIPAVTGVNLRSRDVLEGIENQIPSFQGLKFSGSDLMDFGQCVSYSPSHWSLLYGIDEQLLGAMAMGANGAVGSTYNYLGRSVNRLMSAFDKGDLPKARTIQFQVQDILCYAIKLGFDLAVNKQLMSEVSGLALGPPRLPLLPCPHPKALSIAQRLQQILGEQ; encoded by the exons ATGACTCCCGTTGTTGGCAGGAAGGCCACTGGCCTTGTAGCTGCCACTTTTACACCGCTCACTCCTGAAGG tgaAATCAACCTTTCAGAGATCAGACCCTACATTGATTACCTGTTAGAGCAACAAGGTGTTAAGAGTATATTTG TAAATGGCACGACAGGAGAAGGTATGTCTCtcactgtggaggagaggaagcTGCTTGCAGTGGAGTGGTGTCATCAGGGCAAGAACAA GCTGGAGCAGGTGATAGTGCATGTGGGCTGCATGAGTCTGAAGGACTCCCAGGAGCTG GCACGACATGCTGCTGAAATAGGAGCCGATGGGATATCAGTgatctccccctctttcttcaAACCCGCCACTGCAG ATGCTCTGAGGATGTTTCTCCAGGAAGTGGCTGCAGCCGCCCCAGCCATGCCCTTCTATTATTATCACATTCCAGCTGTGACCGGGGTCAACT TGCGATCAAGGGATGTGTTGGAGGGGATAGAGAATCAGATCCCCTCGTTCCAGGGGCTGAAGTTCAGTGGTAGCGACCTGATGGACTTTGGCCAGTGTGTCAGCTATAGTCCATCTCACTGGTCACTCCTATATGGTATAGATGAG CAACTGCTAGGAGCTATGGCAATGGGTGCCAATGGGGCTGTAGGCAG CACATACAACTACCTGGGCAGAAGTGTGAACAGACTCATGTCAGCCTTTGATAAAGGGGACCTCCCCAAGGCCAGGACTATACAG TTCCAGGTGCAAGATATACTCTGTTATGCAATAAAGCTGG ggtttGATTTGGCTGTAAATAAGCAGCTGATGAGTGAGGTGTCAGGATTGGCTCTGGGCCCTCCCCGCCTGCCCTTGCTGCCCTGCCCCCATCCCAAGGCCCTCTCCATAGCACAGAGACTCCAGCAGATCCTCGGGGAGCAATGA
- the LOC120054813 gene encoding cysteine-rich motor neuron 1 protein-like: protein MVWVYLGLWVFLLGCSPSQLHGQVILGKGEVCGGAVEGQCDTNLTCVSVKPADKEQTPSAGLCSPPLAPGCVPCSGVLCPRARRVCPGGHVTEPCGCCPQCARQMGQVCGGPHWEKGYCDRDLTCTLFTGRSPARPPHTGVCKVLLGHQADPLADPLCPWMWGCNVRAGACDCYSLQTCHAAFSYHSLDQCLKTMRGDELWSEMEEQGEHTCVEWGCELQGSQCVCLERSCYSPTPLFSEDTCENMLQRARCSNVNCPEVQVPSCPADSFLTEPYIPHGQCCPLVPAICTCNFDKCPLAPPTCPPGQQVHGVESRNGLPGACCHQYQCV from the exons ATGGTTTGGGTTTATCTTGGGCTCTGGGTGTTCTTGTTGGGGTGTAGCCCCTCACAGCTGCATGGGCAGGTTATTCTAGGTAAGGGGGAAGTGTGTGGAGGGGCAGTGGAGGGCCAGTGTGACACCAACCTCACATGTGTTTCTGTGAAGCCCGCTGACAAGGAGCAAACACCCAGTGCTGGACTCTGCAGCC CTCCCCTTGCCCCAGGCTGTGTGCCATGCTCTGGAGTGCTGTGTCCCCGTGCCAGGCGAGTCTGCCCTGGGGGACATGTCACTGAGCCGTGTGGCTGCTGCCCACAGTGTGCCCGTCAGATGGGCCAGGTGTGTGGAGGCCCCCACTGGGAGAAAGGCTACTGTGACAGAGACCTCACCTGCACCCTGTTCACCGGACGCAGCCCTGCCAGACCCCCACACACCGGCGTGTGCAAAG TGTTACTTGGGCATCAGGCAGACCCCCTGGCAGACCCCCTATGCCCCTGGATGTGGGGCTGCAACGTCAGGGCAGGGGCCTGTGACTGCTACTCCCTACAGACTTGCCACGCTGCCTTCTCCTATCACAGTTTGGACCAATGTCTCAAAACAATGAGAG GGGATGAGCTCTGGAGTGAGATGGAGGAACAAGGGGAGCATACATGTGTGGAATGGGGCTGTGAGTTGCAGGgaagccagtgtgtgtgtttggagaggAGCTGCTACTCACCCACACCATTATTCTCTGAAGACACCTGTGAAAACATGCTGC AGAGAGCTCGCTGCAGCAATGTTAACTGCCCTGAGGTCCAAGTCCCTTCCTGCCCTGCTGATTCCTTCCTCACTGAGCCTTACATTCCTCATGGCCAATGCTGCCCCCTGGTGCCAGCTATCTGCACATGCAACTTCGATAAATGCCCGTTGGCACCCCCGACCTGTCCTCCTGGCCAGCAAGTCCACGGTGTGGAGAGCAGGAATGGTCTTCCAGGGGCTTGTTGTCACCAGTACCAGTGTGTGTAG
- the LOC120054810 gene encoding ER degradation-enhancing alpha-mannosidase-like protein 3 isoform X2, with the protein MCTVLWFRPATMSALLFSLLLLLSTLCRLGQSMSREEKLKLRNQVVEMFDHAYSNYMDHAYPADELMPLTCRGRVRGLEPSRGDVDDALGMFSLTLIDTLDTLVLLNKTAEFEAAVRRVLKDVRLDNDVVVSVFETNIRVLGGLLGGHSMAVMLKDAGHYMQWYQDELLHMAKDLGLRLLPAFNTSSGLPYPRVNLKHGVRGPESRTGTETDTCTACAGTIILEFAALSRFTGDPVFEVHARRALNFLWEKRQRNSNLVGTTINIHSGEWVRRDSGVGAGIDSYYEYLLKAYILLGDDLFLQRFNIHYASIMKYISQPPLLLDVHIHKPLLPARTWMDSLLAFFPGLQVLKGDIRPAIETHEMLYQVTKKHNFLPEAFTTDFRVHWAQHPLRPEFAESTYFLYKATKDPYYLEVGRTVLDNLNRFARVPCGFAAMKDVRTGSHEDRMDSFFLAEMFKYLFLLFAEEEDLPFNVEDYIFTTEAHLLPLSLSLSTAPRAPSPPANSTVQAESLPHLSTSVKSLWSEEELDDSNFDWTCPNTRLLFPDPAFPRNLRDPIRSAVDKSCPRPAVHREPGMGRPPLRAQDFMANNPDHLELLRRMGVSLIHLKDGRVQLVQHATQAVSAVAAEDGMRFMQEMMELSSQQQKEQLPPRAVQIISHPFFGRVVLTAGPAQFGTDLSKSITGVRGFVTVAEPYSGCAELSNAAFVQGRIALLQRGQCMFAEKARHIMKAGAIGGIVIDDNEGSSSDTAPLFQMAGDGRNTDDVTLPLLFLFYKEGNILLEALKEYREVEVLLSDKARDRGGDAHEEDQTSPASSATLDRSHVSTVELDESAPDNEEVTPEEDVGPAIKRNPEPEEEPAVDKDSSSKSVKAMMADWREDLEAFQQMEKDEL; encoded by the exons ATGTGCACAGTGTTGTGGTTTCGCCCCGCAACAATGTCGGCCCTATTGTTCTCATTGCTGCTATTGCTGAGCACCTTATGCAGGCTTGGACAATCTATGTCACGAGAGGAGAAGCTCAAACTGAG GAACCAAGTGGTTGAGATGTTTGACCATGCTTATTCAAATTATATG GACCATGCGTACCCAGCAGATGAGCTGATGCCTCTGACGTGTCGGGGAAGGGTGCGTGGGCTGGAGCCCAGTCGGGGAGACGTGGATGACGCACTGGGGAT gttctctctcaccctcatcGACACCCTGGACACTCTAGTG CTCTTAAACAAGACAGCAGAGTTTGAAGCAGCAGTGAGGAGAGTGCTGAAAGATGTGCGACTCGACAATGACGTTGTGGTGTCTGTCTTTGAGACCAACATCCGTGTGCTGGG GGGGCTGCTAGGGGGCCACTCCATGGCTGTGATGCTGAAGGATGCAGGGCATTACATGCAATGGTACCAGGATGAGCTGCTCCACATGGCCAAAGACCTGGGTCTCAGACTCCTGCCTGCCTTCAACACCAGCAGTGGCCTACCTTACCCCAGG GTAAACTTGAAGCATGGTGTCAGGGGCCCTGAGTCTCGGACGGGCACAGAGACGGACACCTGCACAGCTTGTGCTGGTACCATCATCCTGGAGTTCGCTGCCTTGAGTCGCTTCACTGGGGACCCTGTGTTTGAG GTCCATGCACGGAGAGCCCTAAACTTCCTGTgggagaagagacagaggaaCAGCAACCTAGTGGGAACAACCATCAACATCCACTCAGGAGAGTGGGTCCGCAGGG ACAGCGGAGTTGGAGCAGGGATCGACTCGTATTATGAGTACCTGCTGAAAGCCTACATTCTCCTGGGAGATGACCTCTTTCTGCAGCGCTTCAACATT CACTATGCGTCTATAATGAAGTACATCAGCCAGCCTCCTCTCCTGCTGGATGTTCACATCCACAAGCCTCTGCTGCCTGCTCGCACCTGGATGGACTCCCTCCTGGCATTCTTCCCTGGGCTGCAG GTGTTGAAGGGAGATATCCGGCCGGCCATTGAGACCCATGAGATGCTGTATCAAGTCACCAAGAAACACAACTTCCTCCCAGAG GCGTTCACCACTGACTTCAGGGTACACTGGGCTCAGCATCCACTAAGACCTGAGTTTGCAGAGAGCACCTATTTCCTGTACAAG GCCACCAAAGACCCCTACTACCTAGAGGTAGGGCGCACGGTGCTGGACAACCTGAACCGCTTTGCCCGGGTCCCCTGCGGCTTTGCTGCCATGAAGGACGTTCGCACCGGGAGCCACGAGGACCG AATGGACTCCTTTTTCCTGGCGGAGATGTTCAAGTACCTGTTCCTGCTGTTTGCAGAGGAGGAAGATCTGCCGTTTAATGTTGAGGACTACATCTTCACCACCGAGGCTCACCTCctgcccctgtccctgtccctgtccacTGCCCCTCGCGCCCCCTCTCCTCCCGCCAACTCCACGGTACAGGCTGAATCTCTGCCTCATCTGTCCACCTCTGTCAAATCTCTTTGG TCAGAGGAAGAGCTGGATGACTCCAACTTTGATTGGACCTGCCCCAACACACGCCTCCTTTTCCCTGACCCTGCCTTCCCTCGGAACCTCCGAGATCCAATCAGAAGTGCTGTGGACAAGAGCTGTCCCCGCCCTGCCGTTCACCG TGAGCCAGGGATGGGTCGCCCCCCTCTGAGGGCTCAGGACTTCATGGCCAACAACCCTGATCACCTGGAGCTGCTGAGGAGGATGGGAGTCAGCCTTATACACCTGAAGGATGGCAGAGTGCAGCTAGTCCAACACGCTACACAG GCGGTCAGTGCTGTGGCAGCAGAGGACGGGATGCGCTTCATGCAGGAGATGATGGAGCTGTCCAGCCAGCAGCAGAAGGAGCAGCTCCCTCCGCGCGCCGTACAGATCATCTCACACCCCTTCTTCGGCAGAGTGGTGCTGACCGCTGGCCCAGCACAGTTTGGCACAGACCTTTCCAAGAGCATCACTGGG gTGCGTGGGTTTGTGACAGTGGCTGAGCCCTACAGTGGCTGTGCGGAGCTGAGCAACGCTGCCTTTGTACAGGGCCGCATCGCTTTGCTGCAGCGGGGCCAGTGTATGTTCGCTGAGAAGGCAAGACACATCATGAAGGCTGGGGCCATCGGCGGCATCGTCATCG ATGACAACGAGGGCAGCAGCAGTGACACAGCTCCCCTCTTCCAGATGGCTGGCGATGGCCGCAACACGGACGACGTCACCTTGCCCCTGCTCTTCCTGTTCTACAAGGAGGGAAACATCCTGTTGGAGGCTCTTAAGGAGTACAGGGAGGTGGAGGTGCTGCTGAGCGACAAGGCCAGAGACCGAG GTGGGGACGCTCATGAGGAGGACCAAACTTCACCCGCCTCTTCCGCAACTCTTGACCGGTCACACGTGAGCACTGTGGAGCTGGATGAATCAGCTCCCGACAATGAGGAAGTGACTCCTGAGGAGGATGTGGGACCTGCCATTAAGAGGAACCCTGAGCCAGAGGAGGAGCCTGCTGTTGACAAGGACTCTAGCAGCAAATCAGTGAAGGCCATGATGGCTGATTGGCGGGAGGACTTAGAGGCGTTCCAGCAGATGGAGAAGGATGAGCTTTGA